The genomic stretch GCCTTGGCGTGGTGGGTTGCGGCTTGATGGGGCGAGGAATTGCCCAGATTGCAGCGAGCGCAGGCGACAAGGTCGTCCTGGTCGACAACAGACCGGGCGCAGCAGAGGAAGCGCGCGAAGAACTGGCCGCCACACTGCAGAGACTGACAGCCCGGGGCAAGATGACATCTGCGCAGGCCGACGCAACCCTGGCCAACATCAGCACCGCGGACACGCTTGATGGCCTGGACGGATGCGAAGTGGTCATCGAGGCGATTGTCGAAAACCTTGCGGTCAAGAAGAGCCTCTTCGCCGACCTCGAGCACATCCTCGGGCCTGACACCATTCTCGCGTCAAACACCTCGTCCCTGTCCGTTACGGCGATCGCAGCAGAGCTCGAACACCCGGAGCGCGTGGCCGGCATGCATTTCTTCAGCCCGGTTCCGCTGATGAAGGTGGTCGAGGTCATCGACGGCCTGCTGAGCGATCGCCGCGTCGGCGACCGCCTGATGCAGCTCGGCCAGCGCTGGGGGCATACCGCGGTGCGCGCAAAGGACACCCCGGGGTTCATCGTCAATCACGCCGGACGCGGTTTCGGCACGGAAGGGATGCGCGTGCACGCCGAATCCGTCGCACCGCATCCAGTCATCGACCGCATCCTGCGCGATTGCGCGGGCTTCCGCCTTGGTCCGTTCGAACTGCTCGACCTGACCGGGCTGGATGTCTCGACCCCGGTGATGGAGTCCATCTACCACCAGTACTATGAGGAGCCCCGTTACCGTCCTCAGCCCTTGCTGCGCACGATGCTGGCAGCCGGGCTGCTGGGACGGAAGGTCGGACGCGGTTTCTATACCTACGGACTCGACGGCAAGCCCGAGATAGCGCCCGAGCGGGCCGTTCCGCCGGTCCGCGCAGACCGGGTCTGGGTCAGCGAAGCCCGCCCGGAACTCGCAGCCACGGTAAAGGCGCTCCTGCAACGGCTGGGGGCGACGGTGTCGGACGCAGCACACCCTGACGAAGACGAGCTCATCGTCCTCACCCCGCTGGGCGAGGACGCCAGCACCTGTGCCGCCGCCCAGAACCTCGACGCCACGCGGACCGTTGCCATCGACGCGGTATTCGGGCTGGATCGCAGACGCGTGCTGATGACCACCCCGGCGACAACGCCCGAATGGCGCGATCTCGCACTCGGCCTTCTTGGCGCCGATGGCGTGCCGGTCGACGCCGTGCGTGACAGCGCCGGCATCGTGGCCCAACGGGTCGTAGCGCATATCGTGAACATCGCCTGCGAGATCGCACAGCAGGGCGTCGCCTCGCCGGCGGATATCGACCGCGCAGTCTCGCTCGGCCTGGGCTACCCGCATGGCCCACTGGCCTGGGGCGACACCCTGGGCGCCACGGTAGTGCTGACCATGCTCGAAAACCTCGCGGCAGCCAGCGGCGACCCGCGCTACCGCCCGTCTCCCTGGCTGCGCCGACGCGCAGCCCTTGGCCTCTCCCTACTCTCACAGGACGACTGACCCATGCTTGACGCCTATATCTACGACGGACTTAGAACGCCCTTCGGACGCCATGCCGGCGCGCTTGCCACAGTGCGCCCGGACGACCTCGCAGCCGATCTCGTCGCCGCCCTGATTTCACGCACGCCCGAAGCCGCCAACCTGATCGAGGACGTCATCCTCGGCAACACCAACCAGGCAGGCGAAGACTCGCGCAACGTAGCCCGCTTCGTCGCCCTGCTGGCCGGCCTGCCCGAGTCGGTGCCGGGCCAGACGGTGAACAGGTTGTGTGCGAGCGGCCTGGCCGCGATTGCGGATGCCGCCCGCGCCATCACCGCAGGTGAAGGCGAGCTCTACCTGGCCGGCGGTGTCGAAAGCATGAGTCGCGCGCCCTTTGTGATGGCCAAGGCGGAGACCCCCTTCAGTCGTGACTTCCGCATGTTCGACACCACCATCGGCACCCGTTTCCCCAACCCCCGCTTCGTGTCCAGCTTCGGCGGTCATTCGATGCCGGAGACTGGCGACAACGTCGCTCACGATTACAGCATCGACCGCGAAACTGCGGACAGTTTCGCGCTGACGTCGCAACAACGTTACGAAAAAGCACGTGCGGAAGGCTTTTTCGACGGCGAAATCCATCCCGTGTCCGTACCTACCGGACGCAAGACGCCACCGCGCGTCGTCAGCACCGACGAACACCCCAGGCCGGAAACGACGGCAGAGTCGCTTGCCCGTCTGCGGGCCCTGTTCGAAGGCGGCGTGGTGACGGCGGGCAATGCCTCAGGCGTGAATGACGGGGCGGCCGCACTGCTCATCGGTTCGCGAGCAGTATCCGAGCGACTCGGCAAGGCACCAAGGGCGCGCATCCTGTCGTCCGCTGCGGCCGGCGTTGCGCCGCGTGTGATGGGTATCGGCCCGGCCTACGCAATCCCCAAGGCACTGGCCCGCGCCGGCCTCACACTGGCCGACATGGACCTCATTGAAATCAACGAGGCCTTTGCCAGCCAGGTACTCGGCTGCCTGCACCTGCTTGGTGTCAGCGCCGATGATCCGCGCGTCAACCCCAACGGTGGCGCCATTGCGCTCGGACATCCGCTGGGCGCCTCGGGCGCACGTCTCGCATTGACCGCCACGCGTGAGCTGGAGCGCAGGAATGGCCGCTACGCGGTCGTCAGCCTGTGCATCGGCATTGGGCAGGGCCTCGCAATGGTGATCGAACGCACTTGAGCCTCATCCCCGAGGCACCCTTGATGTCGTGAGGGCGCCTCGGGCACAACCGGCTCAGCCCTCGCTGCCCGGTTGCGCCTGTCCGTGGCGCAGCTTGAAAGTGCCCACGCCCTTGGCCACGATCTCTCCGTTGCCATCCCGTATCAGCGCCTCGCAAAACACCGTCCGTCCCATCTTGCGCAAGACATCGGCGCGACAGCGCAGCTGCCCCCGGGCCGGACCGATGAATGTCGTATGCAGGTCCACGGTAATCACGCCAACCGCCACGGGGTCCGTCAGACGCGATGCGCTGCCCATGGCCACATCTAGCAGCGTCATGATCAGGCCACCGTGCCCGTTGCCCATGCTGTTGCACAGTCCGGGCACGATATCCACTCCCGACAGCGTCCAGCCCGGACCCGACTCCAGCCCCTTGATGCCGCAGTACTCGATGAAAGGAACATTCAGACCAAAGTAGCCACTCACGACGATACCTCCTGCGCACTCGCCGAACTCAGGCGATGTTGATAAACCGGCCCGCCGAGATAGCGGGGCATCAATCCGAGGTGCACCGCGACCACGTCCGCATCGGACAGGCGGTACAGACCACCATTGACCACGGCCGCCTCGGCCCCAAGGCGGAACGCCTCAAGCCCCGCACGTCCGTCAGCATTGCCGGCCTCCAGCAGCGGAACCAGTGTCGAGGCCCCCGTCGCAGCGCCGCTTGCCACCACGACCGGATTGATACGCCGCGCAATTGCAAACGCCTGCGCCAGTGCGGCAGCACCTGCATCGCCCCCTACGCGTACTTCCACGCAGGCCGGCACACCCCCGCGCAGAAACACCGTCATGCCGACAGCCGCTACCTGATCCGCTGCGCGCAGAGC from Parazoarcus communis encodes the following:
- a CDS encoding 3-hydroxyacyl-CoA dehydrogenase gives rise to the protein MSEHGSQDAAGMDTQTRLGVVGCGLMGRGIAQIAASAGDKVVLVDNRPGAAEEAREELAATLQRLTARGKMTSAQADATLANISTADTLDGLDGCEVVIEAIVENLAVKKSLFADLEHILGPDTILASNTSSLSVTAIAAELEHPERVAGMHFFSPVPLMKVVEVIDGLLSDRRVGDRLMQLGQRWGHTAVRAKDTPGFIVNHAGRGFGTEGMRVHAESVAPHPVIDRILRDCAGFRLGPFELLDLTGLDVSTPVMESIYHQYYEEPRYRPQPLLRTMLAAGLLGRKVGRGFYTYGLDGKPEIAPERAVPPVRADRVWVSEARPELAATVKALLQRLGATVSDAAHPDEDELIVLTPLGEDASTCAAAQNLDATRTVAIDAVFGLDRRRVLMTTPATTPEWRDLALGLLGADGVPVDAVRDSAGIVAQRVVAHIVNIACEIAQQGVASPADIDRAVSLGLGYPHGPLAWGDTLGATVVLTMLENLAAASGDPRYRPSPWLRRRAALGLSLLSQDD
- a CDS encoding 3-oxoadipyl-CoA thiolase gives rise to the protein MLDAYIYDGLRTPFGRHAGALATVRPDDLAADLVAALISRTPEAANLIEDVILGNTNQAGEDSRNVARFVALLAGLPESVPGQTVNRLCASGLAAIADAARAITAGEGELYLAGGVESMSRAPFVMAKAETPFSRDFRMFDTTIGTRFPNPRFVSSFGGHSMPETGDNVAHDYSIDRETADSFALTSQQRYEKARAEGFFDGEIHPVSVPTGRKTPPRVVSTDEHPRPETTAESLARLRALFEGGVVTAGNASGVNDGAAALLIGSRAVSERLGKAPRARILSSAAAGVAPRVMGIGPAYAIPKALARAGLTLADMDLIEINEAFASQVLGCLHLLGVSADDPRVNPNGGAIALGHPLGASGARLALTATRELERRNGRYAVVSLCIGIGQGLAMVIERT
- a CDS encoding PaaI family thioesterase; amino-acid sequence: MSGYFGLNVPFIEYCGIKGLESGPGWTLSGVDIVPGLCNSMGNGHGGLIMTLLDVAMGSASRLTDPVAVGVITVDLHTTFIGPARGQLRCRADVLRKMGRTVFCEALIRDGNGEIVAKGVGTFKLRHGQAQPGSEG